In Nerophis ophidion isolate RoL-2023_Sa linkage group LG03, RoL_Noph_v1.0, whole genome shotgun sequence, the following are encoded in one genomic region:
- the LOC133549082 gene encoding transmembrane protein 60-like, whose product MKMSLVQRVFLSWVFSLLFLIMLVLKLDSKIHWNWFLIFLPVWTLDAVLLLMVLVQLVGRCKPDLEPREGEQSLAKKMWYLAALLLKLAFCVSLCSRLERLTDAWLSVVCVPLWVLLAGALLELGHNVFHHRRD is encoded by the coding sequence ATGAAGATGTCATTGGTCCAGCGAGTGTTCCTCTCCTGGGTCTTCAGCCTCCTCTTCCTCATCATGCTGGTCCTCAAACTGGACTCCAAGATCCACTGGAACTGGTTCCTCATCTTCCTCCCCGTCTGGACCTTGGACGCCGTCCTCCTGCTCATGGTGCTGGTCCAGCTGGTGGGCCGCTGCAAGCCGGACTTGGAGCCCAGGGAGGGCGAGCAGAGCCTGGCCAAGAAGATGTGGTACCTGGCGGCCCTCCTGCTCAAGCTGGCCTTCTGCGTCAGCCTGTGCTCCCGCCTGGAGAGGCTGACGGACGCATGGCTCAGCGTGGTGTGCGTGCCCCTCTGGGTGCTGTTGGCCGGGGCCCTGCTGGAGCTGGGACACAACGTCTTCCACCATCGGAGGGACTGA